Part of the Sporosarcina sp. FSL K6-2383 genome is shown below.
GAAGGGACTGTCACGGCAGAACTACAGCGAGAGGATATGACGCAAGAACGAATTATGCATTACGCTACGGGAGGTGACAAAGTTGCTCAAATCTAATTCACAATCGGTACTTCAAAAAATTGGTCCGTTTATTGGGCTACTATTAATTGTTGTAATCATTACGATCATGAGTCCAAATTTCTTAACTTTAAACAATTTACTCAACGTTTTAAGACAGGTGTCTATTAACGCATTAATTGCATTTGGGATGACATTTGTTATTTTAACAGGTGGTATTGATTTATCGGTCGGTTCTATATTAGCGTTGACCGGTGCGGTGACTGCCGGTATGATGGCTAGCGGCGTAGATCCTGTACTAGCGATGTTCCTCGGTTTACTGCTAGGAGCAGTTCTTGGTGCCATCAACGGCGTCATTATTGCGAAAGGAAAAGTTGCTCCTTTCATCGCAACGCTTGCAACGATGACGATTTTCCGTGGGCTAACGTTGGTCTACACGGAAGGACGACCAATTTCTGGACTTGGTGATTCACAAGCATTTCAATTGCTAGGAAAAGGTTACTTCTTCGGGATTCCTGTACCAGTTATTACGATGGCTATCACGTTTGGTGTGTTGTACTTCATTTTGAAGAAGACGACGTTTGGTCGTCGGGTTTATGCAGTCGGGGGCAATGAAGAAGCATCTCGTCTATCAGGGATTAGTGTAGATCGGATTAAGATTTACGTCTACTCGTTAACGGGAGCATTGGCTGCGCTTGCCGCATTGATATTGACATCACGGCTCAATTCAGCTCAACCTACAGCGGGCAGCATGTTTGAACTCGATGCGATTGCCGCGGTTGTGCTCGGTGGAACAAGTTTGACGGGTGGACGCGGTTGGATCGTCGGGACGTTAATCGGCGCGCTCATTATTGGTGTCTTGAATAATGGTTTGAATTTGATTGGTGTATCCTCCTTCTTCCAGCAAGTGGTGAAGGGTGCAGTTATATTAGTTGCAGTACTATTAGATCGTAAAAAAACAGCATAAGGAGATGGGGAAAATGAAGAAAATTCATGTAGCGTTTTTGATGGCGATTATGCTTGTCTTGGCGGCATGTTCGACGGAAGCACCAGGTGCTAAAAAAGAGTCAGAATCAATAGGTGGAGAGGGAGACTTGAAAATTGGTTTCTCTATTTCAACATTGAATAATCCATTTTTCGTGACGTTGAGTGAAGGAGCACAAGCACAAGCAGATGAAATGGGTGCGGAACTCATCGTGATTGATGCACAAGACGATGCTGCTAAACAAGCGAGTGATGTGGAAGACTTAATTCAACAAGGTGTTGATTTGATTTTGATCAACCCAACGGATTCGGAAGCAGTTGTAGCGACTGTTCAATCAGCTAATGATGCAGGGATTCCAGTTATTACAGTTGACCGCAGTTCTGAAGGTGGAGAAGTGGTTTCTCACATTGCTTCGGATAACAAAGCTGGTGGGGAATTAGCAGGACAGTATATGCTTGAGTTACTTGGTGAAGGCGCGAAAGTGGCTGAGTTAGAAGGTATCGCGGGTTCTTCAGCAGCACGTGACCGTGGGGCTGGCTTCAATGAAATTGCGGCAGGTAAATTGGATGTTGTTGCTAAACAAACAGCGAACTTTAACCGTGCAGAGGGCTTAACAGTTATGGAAAATATTTTACAAGCAAATCCTGATATTGTAGGCGTTTTCGCTCATAATGATGAGATGGCACTTGGAGCACTGGAAGCAATTGATGCTGCAGGTAAGGATATTAAAGTGGTTGGTTTTGACGCAACAGATGACGCAGTGAAATCTGTCGAAGAAGGCAAGTTGGCTGGAACTGTTGCTCAAAAACCAGAACAGATTGGTAAGAAAGCAGTAGAGGCAGCTGTACAATCACTTAAAGGTGAAACAGTAGAAGCATCAATTCCAGTTGAATTAGAATTAATTAAGAAATAATTGACTGAAAAACAAGCCGTTAGGGGATTTTCCTAGCGGCTTGTTTTTTTTTTGTGCTTCATCAAAATCCAAGTACTTTTCGCACTTCATTGATATACGTCTGGCTGACAGGTAATTCAGTGCCATCTTTTAGAATGAGTATGAGATTTGAAGAGAAATCTCTGCTGATACGATGAATAGAGGGAATGTTGACGATATAGGAACGGTGAATGCGCAAAAACGTATTCGGCAAACGTAAGTGCAAATCCTTTAATGTATGACTCGTGTTAAAGCGCTCATTTTCAGCATAAAACCATGTTTTCTTCTGCAAGCTTTCTATATGCGTAATCTGTTCAACAGGTAGTAGACTCCAGTCATCCTGTTGCTTACCGGTAAGAAAGCGGAAGGGTTCGTGCTTTAGCACATGATAATTGGGAGGGAGGATAACGACCAACGCCCCGGGTTCACCGTTAAGATGAATCGGATACCCGATGCCATAATAGGACACGCCAAACAATGAATTATCCATAATCGTATCAACTTTACGCTGTTCCATAATGACTCGATCTGCAATGCTCCCAGGTCTAATCACTTGCCCTTCTTTTAATCGGATGTCGTGCAATCCAGCAGCGTAATAGACATAATGCTCGCCAATAGCAATGGCAATAGCCGCATCCTTCGGTATCCAATCCTCCATTATCATAGCGTATTGCAGTAAAACCTCTTTCGAAACTGCCGTTCTCCCCATGGTCATACTCGTTTCCCCCTTCGATTCTATTAGTCGTCTTTTGAATAAACCATTTCATCCCTCAAAAACATTGTTTTGTCCAAATGTACAGACAGTTTTAATTTTCTGTTATATATTACTATATAACAAATTCATCTGTTATGAAACAGTTCGAAAGCATTAATTTTCCGAAACAGTTGACGTTAAAAAATGGGAAGGTGTGTGGGGAAATATGACTAGACAACAACAGATTGCACAATTGGAGAAAAGCTGGGCGGAGGATAGCCGTTGGAAGGGGATTGAGCGCGCTTATTCTGCGGAGGATGTTGTGAGGCTTCGTGGATCTATTCTTATTGAACAAACGCTAGCTACAAAAGGGGCGGAGCGTTTATGGAAATCACTTCATGAAGAAGACTTCATAAATGCACTTGGAGCGTTGACAGGAAATCAGGCAGTGCAACAAGTGAAGGCTGGACTACAAGCTATCTATTTAAGTGGTTGGCAAGTGGCGGCAGATGCGAATCTTTCAGGTCAAATGTATCCAGACCAAAGTTTATATCCAGCAAACAGTGTGCCATCAGTTGTTAAACGTATTAACCAAGCACTTCAACGGGCAGACCAAATTGACCATGCAGAGGGACGAGAAGATGGTTTTGACTGGTTTGCGCCGATTGTAGCAGATGCTGAGGCAGGATTTGGTGGACCTCTAAATGTTTTCGAATTAATGAAAGGCATGATTGAAGCAGGTGCGGCGGGCGTTCACTTGGAGGACCAACTAGCATCTGAAAAGAAATGTGGGCATTTAGGCGGTAAAGTATTGTTACCAACACAAAATGCCATTCGTAACTTGGTAGCTGCAAGACTTGCGGCTGATGTACTTGGTGTACCAACTGTGTTGATCTCACGTACAGATGCAGATGCAGCCGATATGGTGACAAGTGATATTGACCCTGTGGATAAAGACTTCTTAACAGGAGAGCGTACACCTGAAGGATTTTACCGTACAAAACCAGGAATCGATCAAGCGATTGCACGTGGATTGGCTTATGCACCGTATGCAGATCTTGTATGGTGTGAAACATCTCATCCTTCATTGG
Proteins encoded:
- the rbsB gene encoding ribose ABC transporter substrate-binding protein RbsB, producing the protein MKKIHVAFLMAIMLVLAACSTEAPGAKKESESIGGEGDLKIGFSISTLNNPFFVTLSEGAQAQADEMGAELIVIDAQDDAAKQASDVEDLIQQGVDLILINPTDSEAVVATVQSANDAGIPVITVDRSSEGGEVVSHIASDNKAGGELAGQYMLELLGEGAKVAELEGIAGSSAARDRGAGFNEIAAGKLDVVAKQTANFNRAEGLTVMENILQANPDIVGVFAHNDEMALGALEAIDAAGKDIKVVGFDATDDAVKSVEEGKLAGTVAQKPEQIGKKAVEAAVQSLKGETVEASIPVELELIKK
- the rbsC gene encoding ribose ABC transporter permease, yielding MLKSNSQSVLQKIGPFIGLLLIVVIITIMSPNFLTLNNLLNVLRQVSINALIAFGMTFVILTGGIDLSVGSILALTGAVTAGMMASGVDPVLAMFLGLLLGAVLGAINGVIIAKGKVAPFIATLATMTIFRGLTLVYTEGRPISGLGDSQAFQLLGKGYFFGIPVPVITMAITFGVLYFILKKTTFGRRVYAVGGNEEASRLSGISVDRIKIYVYSLTGALAALAALILTSRLNSAQPTAGSMFELDAIAAVVLGGTSLTGGRGWIVGTLIGALIIGVLNNGLNLIGVSSFFQQVVKGAVILVAVLLDRKKTA
- the aceA gene encoding isocitrate lyase → MTRQQQIAQLEKSWAEDSRWKGIERAYSAEDVVRLRGSILIEQTLATKGAERLWKSLHEEDFINALGALTGNQAVQQVKAGLQAIYLSGWQVAADANLSGQMYPDQSLYPANSVPSVVKRINQALQRADQIDHAEGREDGFDWFAPIVADAEAGFGGPLNVFELMKGMIEAGAAGVHLEDQLASEKKCGHLGGKVLLPTQNAIRNLVAARLAADVLGVPTVLISRTDADAADMVTSDIDPVDKDFLTGERTPEGFYRTKPGIDQAIARGLAYAPYADLVWCETSHPSLEEAQQFADAIHAKFPGKKLAYNCSPSFNWEANLDQETIAKYQVELGKMGYKFQFVTLAGFHSLNHSMFNLAHDYKDNGMAAYSKLQQAEFANEDKGYTATRHQREVGTGYFDEVSQIISGGTSSTTAMQGSTEVAQFV
- a CDS encoding LytTR family DNA-binding domain-containing protein, which translates into the protein MTMGRTAVSKEVLLQYAMIMEDWIPKDAAIAIAIGEHYVYYAAGLHDIRLKEGQVIRPGSIADRVIMEQRKVDTIMDNSLFGVSYYGIGYPIHLNGEPGALVVILPPNYHVLKHEPFRFLTGKQQDDWSLLPVEQITHIESLQKKTWFYAENERFNTSHTLKDLHLRLPNTFLRIHRSYIVNIPSIHRISRDFSSNLILILKDGTELPVSQTYINEVRKVLGF